The sequence below is a genomic window from Takifugu flavidus isolate HTHZ2018 chromosome 11, ASM371156v2, whole genome shotgun sequence.
GCAGCGAAACGTTGTTGCTCTTCcaacttcttcctctcctcctcctgtttctgctctggGGTGAGgtatttctctgcttttatctGCAACCAGACAAAGGTGCAAAGCACTgcgtcaggttttttttttaaagaggacTTTGCCATGTTTCCCTCATAGTTTTGCAGGGCGTTGTCCAACTTTCTGTGCAATTTGccagcttttttttgtttgtttcatatTTGAAGAGGGGGGTCAGTAACCTCAGAGTCGTCCACAGTGAACAGCTTCTCAGGCTGCTCGCTGTCAGTCAGGCTAGGCTCCCACAGCTCTCTCTTCATGTCCAGTTTAACCATTATCCGCCGGAtatctttgtttctctctctcacattaAGGATCTCCTGCAGCTTGCGTCTGTGCAAGGCCTCAAACTCCTCATCGAAGCCTTTCTTGATGTTATAAATCACATCCTGTGCTCAGATAATGAGATTTATAATAAGTTTCACTCACATTACCACATGCACAACAGTTTTCTAACACACTCTCACCTGTAGTAGAACTATCTGGTTGATTCTCTGCTCTGTGGTTCTCAGGCTGAACTGACTGTAAACGTATGGATTTGAATATCCTAGCTGTGCAGAGAAGCTCCCCATAACAGCAGCACTGTCTGCTTCctggccttcctcctcctcctcctctgtcacagTTTCTATATGCTGGAGTTCAAAAGAGACAAAGCTGAATTCATCTGGAAACATTCCAAAGAACAAGAATGACTCTGCGGGGATGCAAGACTGCAAAATAAAGTAATTTTAACAATAGTCCTCATGGGAATCTTAAAACCGGAACTGTGGTGCATTCATTATTTCCTATCTTGCACAGGGGAAATCCATTTTGTGTCATCACGTTGAACCCAGTGAGTCTACCACTTAAGTTACTGCACTAAAGGCTGTAACGaaaagctgatcaagtttgcttACAGCCATTTCAAACTTCCGTATCTTCTGAACCCTCTGAAGCTCCGCCATGTCTGCCTCCGTTCTCTCTTTTAGAGGGTAGTTCATCACCTCCAGGTCAGAGTGAAAGGCCTGGAATAGAATAATAGGACAAATCAGGGTGTTCTGTGCTGAATAGGAAATGTTACACTTGTTTCTAATGCATCTTACTTTAATGGCCTTGCCTTTGACCTTCAAAGAGTCCCAGCAGTCTCTCTTCAGGACATCGTACAGGTATCGCTTTCTTGCAATCTCCCGCTGGATTTCTTCTCTTACCTATGATGACGTTTCAGTGAGAAGCTTTTCCATCTTTACATAATCTATTTGCACTCTCATCTGCATCTGCAGGTTACCTGATTAACCGCCTGCTCCATCAAAGcctcctgttttctctgttcCTCTGGATCCAGGGTAAACTCGCTGTCTTTCAGACGCTCGATCTCTTTGCAGGTTTCATTTTCAAGCCTCATCTTATGCAGCTGGAAATGCAGGAAATACTTTGGCTTTAAACTTCACCCTGCAGAACTTTGTGCTCCAGGATAAATATCAAATGTATCTTCTTCTTTTGGGCTTTTTAGCCTTCAGGGCTGGGTGTTttcaaatgaatcattttcactCCTCTATGTGACAACTTTTGTTAGATGCTCTGCATGTTACAAAAACAGGGCCCCAGCTGGCTGAAGAGAACAAACTTGTCAAACGATGTGATACTTGTGAGGACATGTGCTGTAAAATGTGGATGCTTCAGCTGAAACATTAATCACAAAAATAAGCAAATAAATAGGCAATAAAACTCACCGAGGCATACAATTGTGCTAGGTCCTTCCTCAGGGTGGCTGCTATGGCTTCCTGCtgttcattttcctcttttacagCCTGTGGAACCAATTACATTGGTTAACAATTGTAATTAGGGATCATTATGCCTTTATAGTATAGAATCGTCTGTCAACACAACCCTCAGTTAGATGCTAGCCAACATTGAATCACTCAACATGAAAGTGGATATATTGTAAAAGCCAACTAGACAGTGGCTGTTTGGTCCCcatttgtggggaaaaaatgaattggATCAACTTAAACACTCCATTTTGAAGGATGTATCAGGGTTTGGCTAATGaccattttaattgttttttggCTCTTATGGTTAATTTTCAATCTCAAAGGCATATCAATAATCATTGATGACTTTTCAGAGACTATTACTAAATCTGCCGGCACATCCACTTTTATCGGTTCAGGCTGTCACCCACGGCGTCGTCTTCAGAGCGATTATGATTAATAACAGCTGTTTCCTTTCCTCAGCCCACTTAAACAGAGCATGTTTTATACTCCTTTTGTGTCTGACCTGAGCAGATCATGCTGCTCAGAGACCTGGACAAGAAGGTGTGCGTGTGAGTCCAGCATGTTTTGTATCACTGGGGGCTGAGAGGCTTTTAGATTAGAGGCTCCTGGAGGAAAGCTTAAAGGTCAAAGCATCAAAAGAGATTTTTAACCCCAAAGAAAACTGTAGCTACTGTCAAACATGGATGTAGGAGTATTATGGTGTGAAACTGTTCTACCAGCactgtttttaataaaaatactTGTGTTACATTCACATCTGTAATCCTACACACAGTAGCAAATGCCATGATTAACATGTGTTGTGCTCCTTCCGTTTTAGagtcaaacagaaataaatgtctTCTCTTAATATATTACTctgctttctgtttttccctccatAGTTCCTGTCTGTGACTGAAGTTCATCGATATCAGTGATATATAAAGAGCAATGTAACATAAGTGTAATCAAAGCTCCTTTGACTTTTGATCTTTTAAGAGCCAAATAACAAAGGTTTTAGACTCACTACATGAGGGAGGGTGATCTTTAAAAAGCTATGCTCCTTTTCAAGCGTGACTATTTCAGTTTATTAGCCACTGACCGTCTTTTGCCTGCTCTCCAGCCAAGTGgaatgagagggaggaggggacggCAGAGTCCCTTCTTCCCGTGTCACATCCACCGTGGTCGCTCCAGCACTGGCCTACAGAGAGTTCACACATGTAAAAataacacagagacacaaataaATAACGGTATTTGACCCACTGCTGCAATGGTGTTCATGAGTTGTAGTAATTTAAATATGGCGTTGGTTCTATTTGAATATCCGTTTGTCTTGGattaagaataaaaacaaactcctCCGGTCTTTGTAATTTAGCACAACTGCTAAAGTAGAATAACTTCACCTTGAGTTTCTCGGATCCTGTATGAAGACTATCCACAGACTTTTTCATCTTACCAAGGTCCCGATCTTTCATCCTGTACACACGATTGACAGAATCATTATTGTTTCAAGGGCAAAGTCATGATTACTCTATCTACCTGCAGTGTGAGACTCATTACTTTATATTGTAATAAGTGTATCTGAGAAATCAAAATACAAGCTTAAAACCCACCATTTTGTTGTGCAATTTAAGCATTACCTTGGAAGAAACAGTTACTTTgtctgtgacatcatcactgagaGCAACAGTTCCCTCTACTGTGTTGTACAAGCATGACAGTCTGCTTTCTGTTTACCTTAGATTAGCGCAAACAATAGCGCCATCATTTAAGCCGACAGTGAGGAGGGTCTGGCTGTCTGCAGAGAACAACACGCTCCCAACTCTGCTACTGCCATACGGATGACACTGCAGCTGAATAAACTGGTCCTGTATGGTAACAGTGTCACAGACAGCAGATATAAAGCAAATACAACTGAAGTGTTTTGATGAAGTAAGTGAGACGATCTACCATCGAAGTGGTTTCTCGGACACGTAATAGGCCACCTCGGCCCACAGAGGCCAGCCATAAATGGTGAGGAGACAGAGTAAGACAGGCAGGACCCAAAGGATGACCttgcacttcctcctctggcttCAGCTGGACCATACGCTCACTGGAAGCAGCATCTGCGTCCTgaatataaaaaacaaacacacagggaaGCTGAATCATGGCATAAATCTTTGAGAACCTTTGTCACAGGTTTGTTACAGCAATAAGGAAAGAATATTGACAAATATCTTCGATATATATCactgaaaatgaacatttcatGCAGGTaagaacagaaaagaataaGTGGAAGTGTACCTTAGGGAGGGGGAAGCGCTGGAGAGCTCTTTTCTGGTGGCAGTAAGCAAAAATCTCTCCGACTCCGAGGACACACGTCTGAATTGGATGAGGCACTTCATATCTGGATATTTGAAGGATGTCAGCTGCCAAACGTCTATTCCCATCTACACAATCTGGACCTGTAGGTCACGAGGCACATAACTGTAGTAGAATGTAAATCAGTAATAAAGGGGTTTCTTTTAGAGGACAACACAATAGTTCATCCTTTTAGGGTATCACTGAAGGACTGTTCCAGTTTGAGCCTGTAAGTAACAACTTCTGTTACCTGATACACAACAAATTAAGTTTTACACAAATTCTGTAACCTCTGCCATAACGTCTATTACAAGCAAATGCACAACATTTTGGAATTTTAAGAATTTTCACACTGATatctaattaaaatacattgtaATTGTGATGTATTCAGCACAGTTTGAATCTTTAGCCCTTATAGAAGCCTTCTTTGTTGCACTTTAGACATTTATTCATCTGAAATTCTATCTCATTAAACAGGTTTTCCAGGATCTTTAAacacctgtgtgtttttagaAACCACTCAGTCTTCAGCTCCCATTTTAAGAGTGTTAGTGACAACATGTCTAAACATGCTAATAAATATGTCCAGCTAAATTTTATTAACTGGCGTTGCTTAAATCCTTGGAATTCTCGCTTTGAAGGCTTGAACGGTAACAACTAACACAACATTTCATTGGGTGGACAGGTCCCTAAAGCCAAGTAAACACCAGAAAAACACCGTCCATTAttttacaaacatttaaagtaTATTGTTTGTGACAATCTTCATTTTTGGTTATAAATCAACTCGCATTGGCTGATTGTAATTATGACCCATTGCTTGAAGGAACATAAATTGAATATACATAAATTTCTGACATCACTCTTTCACTTTATCCATCACCTCAGTTCTATCATTTTGAActctgtcctgctgcaggtgaaactgGCTGCGTACGATCAAATAACTCTAACTCTGTTCTGACTACCAACTTATTTTATGGAAGTTTGGGATCTAATGTTGTAAAGCCAATGCCAACAATCAGGTTTTTTTTGAATAGGTGAATGGGTCTGTAGTATACCTGCAAGACCCCTCAGGGGCAGAGAAAGCACTGTGAGCAGGCTTCCACTCTGATTATGCTCCTTCTGTCCAGCACACAAAACTAGGAGTTTCACTTGTTCACAATCCCTGACACACTGAGTAGACAGAGACAGAACTGGACCAGGCacaactggaaaacaaaaaccaaattGGAATATTGCATAAAAGCTAACATTACACTCACGTTTATGTACTCAGCATTGATTAGTGTTGAACATTTTATTATAGTGTAGGATCAGTTTAGATGAGTTTATAAACAGTATCTACCTGTGTAACCTAGGACTGAGAACCCCTCTGATGGCTTTGCATTTACAACAAAGACATGTGAGTCTGAGGCTCCGATGAAAAGATAGTGTCCCTCTTGATCAAAACTGTAAAAGAGAAGCACTTGAAAGGCACACAAACATTTGGCTTTTTCCACACACATTTGTACGAAGTAAATGAAACGCTTGGGAATTGCGATACTTGCACTATCTGATCCACAGAGTGGTCAAGATGGACCTCGTGTATcagctgaggctgctgctcccTCTTCAGGTCAACAAAGAGCACGACTCCTGAAGCTGTTCCAACAGCCGCGTATTGCGCAACAGGGCAGCAGGCCACACATGTCACCTGAAAAGACACAGAGCAGAACTTAAGCTACCTCTCTCGTCCTTTCTGAGCCAGTGTTGTACATCTTGGTTTGATCTAAGTGCTTAGAGGTGAATGTCACATCAGTTTGAAGAGACAGGGAGCCGAGTAGGCGGCCATCTGTGGACCACAGCTGCACTTCTCCAGAATTCTTCACTGACTATAATCAGCAGAAACACAATTGAAATTCCCAAAAAGACACAACACATTGTGGGTTTTGGAGCAACAACAATTACCACACAAATGTTCGTCGGAGTGTGGGAAAAAGCAGCTGCCACAGACCTCCCACTGCCGACATCCAGGATTTTCAAAATCTCATCCGACCGATTTGGATTCACCGTGAAGATTTGCCCCTGAAAAATGATTACAATAACCAGATCAGAATTTCCTGAATAATGTTCAGGTTTCTCTTATAATcattcttttgaaaaaaaatggcaAATTCAGGTTCTTACTTTGTTTGAAGTAACAACCAGCATTTCATTGTCGGGCGAGTGCATCACTGTTGTGACGGTTTGCTCAATTCGCCACGTTTTTATGATTTCAATCTGACCTCCTTTGACTCGCAGGCAGTGCACCGCGCTCTCCTGTagagcatatatacagcatatatgtTTCTTAGTCTAGCTTTATGTCAAATAATAAATCCGGAAAAATGAAAGTACACATGTTTACCATTCCTACAGCAATACAATCATCCCTCCAAAGTGTTAAACCTTGGAAGGTGTCCTGTCTGAGTTCAGGGATGgcttcagcagctgcttcaaCAAATACAGACGTTAAAAGCATTTTTACTGGTAACCCAACTTTAAAAAATAGCCCCACTGTGTCTGTGCTTATTTTACATGAGGGGTTGAACTGCACCGAGACGTAAAGGCTCTCGGGGTCAACGAGCAGCAGGAAGCCTTGTGCACAGGTCACATAAAGCTCTGACGTTGCCgtccagcagacagcagcaggggtCAGTTTGGCTTTGGTGCAGACTTCAGGCTGTGTAAACATATTTGGAATTATATAACAGCTTAGAGTTCATAGATTATGTGACTGATGGCAACTGGCAACAAGGTTTCATCCTGAAAGTCCAACATTAAGGCAGACATATGTTGATATAAATGATATGGAAAAGATTTTGCCTTGTCTCCTACATCCAAGAGGGGTATTGGAGGAAGTTGGGTTTCTTTGTCACTCTCATTAAGGTAAGTTGCCATTAGTCCCTTATCAACTGTATCCTCAATTGTTGGAAGCTCTATCACCCTGCAAAACAGTATTATATGAAACAACAAATGTTTGACATTGGTAATATGGTTTGATACCTTGTGTcatcaaaaaatatatattcaattTGAGTAACCTGGATACCTGGGCTTCAGAACATGAAGGTTAGTACTCTTCTCAATATTCCAAACGGTGATGGATGCAGTCCCCAAAGCACAGAGTTGGAAACAGTTTAAGGGGTTGAACACCAAGGAAACCACATCACACCCAGCTTTTGGTTGTGAACAAATTGGCTCAGCTTTTTCCCAGTTCCTGCAAGAAGGCCATGTTAGATGAGCACATTTCCTCCACATATACTGCATAAACAAATGTTATAATATATCTATTCAAATAACATATTAACACATAATAACACATCTCATGATCTGTTGGTTACCAAACTGTTATGGTGTAGTTTGGAAGAGAAGAACAACATCCCAAAAAGGGACCTCCATCACTTAATGCCAGAGATGTGCAGTCTAGTGGTGCGGTTCCTGTAAAGAGAATAAACAGCAATGATGGACTTCTTTGTTAGATTTATCCTTTAATTGTATTTCCTACTGGATTAAAATATAATACATCGTGTTTGGCAATGAAATGCACTTTACTTTTTACCACTTTGTGATAATACATTTTGAGACTGCAAATGTATAAGGTGATTACCATATTCTATAATTATCAAGACAATCATTTCACAACTTTACCTTTTAGTTTATTCTTTAACTGAAACTCTGGAAAGCTGTATACAAATATTGATGGGGATAGCTTTTGTTCTGAGAAAGCAAAAATCCTCTTGCTGCCATTTGCTGTCAATGCACCAATTTCTCTTACAGAA
It includes:
- the cfap43 gene encoding cilia- and flagella-associated protein 43 isoform X1, which produces MDKNAVLEIRWIQAFTERSFFEFVDNKTICYSYASHICFLNLETKLQSVFQSSVREIGALTANGSKRIFAFSEQKLSPSIFVYSFPEFQLKNKLKGTAPLDCTSLALSDGGPFLGCCSSLPNYTITVWNWEKAEPICSQPKAGCDVVSLVFNPLNCFQLCALGTASITVWNIEKSTNLHVLKPRVIELPTIEDTVDKGLMATYLNESDKETQLPPIPLLDVGDKPEVCTKAKLTPAAVCWTATSELYVTCAQGFLLLVDPESLYVSVQFNPSSAEAIPELRQDTFQGLTLWRDDCIAVGMESAVHCLRVKGGQIEIIKTWRIEQTVTTVMHSPDNEMLVVTSNKGQIFTVNPNRSDEILKILDVGSGRSVAAAFSHTPTNICVSVKNSGEVQLWSTDGRLLGSLSLQTDVTCVACCPVAQYAAVGTASGVVLFVDLKREQQPQLIHEVHLDHSVDQIVFDQEGHYLFIGASDSHVFVVNAKPSEGFSVLGYTVVPGPVLSLSTQCVRDCEQVKLLVLCAGQKEHNQSGSLLTVLSLPLRGLAGPDCVDGNRRLAADILQISRYEVPHPIQTCVLGVGEIFAYCHQKRALQRFPLPKDADAASSERMVQLKPEEEVQGHPLGPACLTLSPHHLWLASVGRGGLLRVRETTSMDQFIQLQCHPYGSSRVGSVLFSADSQTLLTVGLNDGAIVCANLRMKDRDLGKMKKSVDSLHTGSEKLKASAGATTVDVTREEGTLPSPPPSHSTWLESRQKTAVKEENEQQEAIAATLRKDLAQLYASLHKMRLENETCKEIERLKDSEFTLDPEEQRKQEALMEQAVNQVREEIQREIARKRYLYDVLKRDCWDSLKVKGKAIKAFHSDLEVMNYPLKERTEADMAELQRVQKIRKFEMAHIETVTEEEEEEGQEADSAAVMGSFSAQLGYSNPYVYSQFSLRTTEQRINQIVLLQDVIYNIKKGFDEEFEALHRRKLQEILNVRERNKDIRRIMVKLDMKRELWEPSLTDSEQPEKLFTVDDSEIKAEKYLTPEQKQEEERKKLEEQQRFAARTENLRELALNEMMGGALEVKQEDILEKEIPPPEFVLSKPDSQWDEEEKKRYEKFEKKTKELNEEKEKYKKSLETEMKKLHTINKDVTETFDENLRKLFEKKIRCEMAVNQEELKIAYLMTAVEEEQEMNTREQELKSKLEGVEAHKQECEKEVESYEEEVRLFGDIYDRIVDEDGVLDKDFKKEFQDVPKNVINTLYKLFKRRPRVSKTKTHTESNASVSKEPHPCGSPQPDELADLLQAMEELDAPENTPKCLSPAVWERFCLFRRTKVESEHKVKVNGKTFAKMQGVLQKKRDKLETAEQEIKNLYDALKSQHEEKNHFLSNIVILVPLKQEQVEVSTADFPADYSDSVLLDRSVVERLNDTIRTSAEQKIKSMVECKDFCKGIIQLQWEHKKLKMQMEDLNNKCRDIRQLKLTEEQRDYLTKKGHGSDTTQQVSSVEKTIAFQEKVHQKNVQKRKDKIQQIKRKAAKKVLENAQLEEDIANMQAVLQERRETYKAIAPEEKESEREKRYQKILQVKDLKSLVQIKEKEVATLQAEVERLRRRNYPLLAEPKQI
- the cfap43 gene encoding cilia- and flagella-associated protein 43 isoform X2 produces the protein MDKNAVLEIRWIQAFTERSFFEFVDNKTICYSYASHICFLNLETKLQSVFQSSVREIGALTANGSKRIFAFSEQKLSPSIFVYSFPEFQLKNKLKGTAPLDCTSLALSDGGPFLGCCSSLPNYTITVWNWEKAEPICSQPKAGCDVVSLVFNPLNCFQLCALGTASITVWNIEKSTNLHVLKPRVIELPTIEDTVDKGLMATYLNESDKETQLPPIPLLDPEVCTKAKLTPAAVCWTATSELYVTCAQGFLLLVDPESLYVSVQFNPSSAEAIPELRQDTFQGLTLWRDDCIAVGMESAVHCLRVKGGQIEIIKTWRIEQTVTTVMHSPDNEMLVVTSNKGQIFTVNPNRSDEILKILDVGSGRSVAAAFSHTPTNICVSVKNSGEVQLWSTDGRLLGSLSLQTDVTCVACCPVAQYAAVGTASGVVLFVDLKREQQPQLIHEVHLDHSVDQIVFDQEGHYLFIGASDSHVFVVNAKPSEGFSVLGYTVVPGPVLSLSTQCVRDCEQVKLLVLCAGQKEHNQSGSLLTVLSLPLRGLAGPDCVDGNRRLAADILQISRYEVPHPIQTCVLGVGEIFAYCHQKRALQRFPLPKDADAASSERMVQLKPEEEVQGHPLGPACLTLSPHHLWLASVGRGGLLRVRETTSMDQFIQLQCHPYGSSRVGSVLFSADSQTLLTVGLNDGAIVCANLRMKDRDLGKMKKSVDSLHTGSEKLKASAGATTVDVTREEGTLPSPPPSHSTWLESRQKTAVKEENEQQEAIAATLRKDLAQLYASLHKMRLENETCKEIERLKDSEFTLDPEEQRKQEALMEQAVNQVREEIQREIARKRYLYDVLKRDCWDSLKVKGKAIKAFHSDLEVMNYPLKERTEADMAELQRVQKIRKFEMAHIETVTEEEEEEGQEADSAAVMGSFSAQLGYSNPYVYSQFSLRTTEQRINQIVLLQDVIYNIKKGFDEEFEALHRRKLQEILNVRERNKDIRRIMVKLDMKRELWEPSLTDSEQPEKLFTVDDSEIKAEKYLTPEQKQEEERKKLEEQQRFAARTENLRELALNEMMGGALEVKQEDILEKEIPPPEFVLSKPDSQWDEEEKKRYEKFEKKTKELNEEKEKYKKSLETEMKKLHTINKDVTETFDENLRKLFEKKIRCEMAVNQEELKIAYLMTAVEEEQEMNTREQELKSKLEGVEAHKQECEKEVESYEEEVRLFGDIYDRIVDEDGVLDKDFKKEFQDVPKNVINTLYKLFKRRPRVSKTKTHTESNASVSKEPHPCGSPQPDELADLLQAMEELDAPENTPKCLSPAVWERFCLFRRTKVESEHKVKVNGKTFAKMQGVLQKKRDKLETAEQEIKNLYDALKSQHEEKNHFLSNIVILVPLKQEQVEVSTADFPADYSDSVLLDRSVVERLNDTIRTSAEQKIKSMVECKDFCKGIIQLQWEHKKLKMQMEDLNNKCRDIRQLKLTEEQRDYLTKKGHGSDTTQQVSSVEKTIAFQEKVHQKNVQKRKDKIQQIKRKAAKKVLENAQLEEDIANMQAVLQERRETYKAIAPEEKESEREKRYQKILQVKDLKSLVQIKEKEVATLQAEVERLRRRNYPLLAEPKQI